The Marinicella rhabdoformis region GTTTTGTGCGGCATTCACACCGGGCAATCACAAAGTGGGTGACCAAACTATTTGGGGTGCGTTCAGTGCCGATACCACCTATTTCGAGCCATCAAAGCAGGATTTTATGTTCAATTTCATTGTTGATGACGTCGAAGCGATGTTGTCACAAGTTGAAGCGGCTGGTGCAAAACGAGCCGGTGACATTGTGAAAGAGGAATATGGTGTGTTCGGTTGGTTCCTTGATCCTGAGGGATTTAAAGTCGAATTATGGCACCCGATAGCAGAAGGGATTGATAAATAAAGGCGTCATTTCGAGGGAGCCTAAGCGAGTTGAGTAATCTCCATTAGGCATACGATGCAATTGTCATGATTATACGAATTCAGCGCTCAACAACTCTAAATGAGCAAGGGGTTGGTGTGGGTTTTACTGTGAACTGTATGAGGTCCCTCGGCTTCGCTCGGGATGACGGGGTTTAGGTGCTTCGCTAGGGATGACAGTTTATTCAATATCAGTTAACATCATCAAATGAAAAATATTACAGATTTACGCATCCGTTTTGTCGGTGCAGGGAATATGGCGGCCAGTTTGATTGGTGGTTTGATCAACAAAGGTTTGATGCCAAGTCAAATCACGGCCAGTGATCCAGGAAAGAACCAACGCGAGCACATTGAAAAACAGTTTCAAGTGCAAACCTTCAGTAACAATACCGAACATTTTGGCATGCCTGATGTGGTGGTGATTGCGGTGAAACCTCAAATCATGCAAATGGTGCTGGAAAGTGTTAAAGCCGATTTTGCTCAGGTTAATCCTTTGATTATTTCTGTTGCTGCAGGCATCACGACGGATCAAATTGCGCGTTGGACGCAAGTGGATGAGACAGATTTAAATCATGCCATTGTTCGTGCCATGCCAAATACACCGGCCTTGATTGGCCAGGGTGCCATCGGTATGTTTGCCAATGCGCATGTGACGGATGAACAAAAACACCAAACCGAACAATTGATGGATGCCGTCGGCACGTCGATCTGGGTAACTGAAGAAGTGAACATTGATGCAGTAACGGCTTTGTCAGGCAGTGGCCCAGCATACTTCTTCATGTTCATGGAGCATTTACAGAAGGCGGCGGAAGATCTGGGTTTGTCACCTGAGAATGCCGCCTTATTGACCAAGAAAACTGCCACTGGTGCGGCCTTACTGGCAGAGCGCAGCCCAGAGTCATTGCGCACACTCAAAGACCGTGTGACTTCACCGAATGGTACCACCTATGCCGCCTTACAAAGCTTTGAGCAAAGTGCGACTGATAAGACGGTTAAAACGGCATTACAAGCGGCCTTTGATCGTTCGATTGAGATGTCTAAGGAGTTTGATTGATGGGATTGCAGACATTTCCTGTTACCCAATTTTTGTTCAAACATGAGAATTCGGTTTTATATGTTTTAAAGGCTTACTTGTTAAGTATTTTATCCACCCTTCCCATCGTTTATATGGCTATGTGGTTGTTTGAACCTAAAGCGACACCAGAATTTGACCTGACCCGTAAAACGATTTTTTTGGCGGTTTTTCTGGCACCCATTCTTGAAACTTTGTTGATGGTTTTGATTATAAAAACCTTATCATTCTTTAGGTTGGCAATGTTGCCAACTGCTTTTATCAGTGCACTGATTTGGGCGGTACTTCATTCTCTGTCTGTTCCATTTTGGGGTGTGGGTGTTTTTGTTTTATTTTTTATCCTTTCAATAAGTTACTTAAATTGGCGGAAAAAATCTTTTACATCAGCTTTCTGGATAACTGTTTCAATCCACATGCTAAATAACGGGGTAATTTTTGGTTTCATGGGTTTGTTTGGTTAAGTTTAACAAGTAAAATAACCTGATGTTTTTAATGGCCATTTGATTTTTATTATCATGAAAAGATTAGAAAAAATCTTCGACAAGCTCAGCCTGAATAACTTGGATGCATTGTTGGTTTTCGATGACCACAACATCACCTACCTCAGTGGCTTTACGGGCCATGCGGCAACGGCTTTGATTTTTCAGGATGCCGCTTATTTGCTGACTGATTACCGCTATTTTGAGCAAGCCAAGTCTCAGTGTGATGATTTTCAAGTGATTTGTCGCGATCGGGTTAACCAGAGTTTAGCGGTTTTGATTTATGAATTGTTGTTCAAGCATGCGGCTAATAACTTGGCTTTTGAAGCTGATCACATCAGCCATGGTGTGTGGTTGGATATGCAACAACATTGGCCAGAAATTGAGTGTCACAGGGCATCACGCTGGGTTGAGGATTTAAGGTATGTCAAAGATGCAGGTGAAATTGAATCCATTCGAAAAGCGGCAAGCATTGCTGATCAGGCGTTAACCAACTTATTGGACATGATTAAGCCTGGGGTGACTGAACGTGAATTGGCGACCGAGTTGGAGTATCAAATGGCTTTACTGGGTTCAGAAGCGCCTTCATTTCCAACCATCATGCTGGCTGCGGAACGCAGTGCCTTACCGCACGGCATTCCGGGTAATAAAAAGCTGGCCAAAGGTGATTTGTTGCTGATTGATTTTGGTGCGGTTATCAGTGGTTATCATTCAGACATGACAAGAACTTTCTTACTCGGGAAGGCCGATGACAAACAGCGTGACATCTATCAAACCGTGTTTAAAGCACAACAAGCGGCCATCAATGCATTTAATGCAGAAATGACGGGTGCTGAGATTTATCATCATGCACTACAGGTGCTCAATAAATCGCCCTATGCTGAATACCAAGGTGAAGGCTTGGGTCATGGTGTTGGCATGGACTTGCATGAATTTCCGTTTATTGGTTTAGGTTGTGATTTAACCGTAAGAAAGCATTGTGTTATCACGATTGAACCCGGCATTTACATCCCAGGATGGGGTGGCGTTCGCATAGAAGATGATGTGGTGTTGACTGATAATGGACTTGAATATTTAACTCAATTTCCCAGAGACTTGATGGAGCTTCATTGATGAATGTTTATTTCTCTAAATTATTGGCTTTCATTGTTTTAGCTTCATTCTTGAGTCCGTTGTATGCATGTGGGCATTTAACATTTGAAGAAAGGTTTCAGCGTGAAAAAGACATCATTGAAGAAGAATCAGCATTTGTTATGGGTGTGGCTATGGAAGCTGATTTAATTTTTATTGCTTTTGTTATTGATGAAATATTAAGAGAGCCTAAGCAAGAGGTAGGTGACAATTTTTTTGACGTAGAATTTGATGAAATTCAAGTTTTAAAAGGTGAGTTTTATTCAAATATCTATTGGGTAGAAAAAGATTTAAGGGTTATTGTCAGTTGTGAAAAACAAATTAATCCCATTGGTTCGCTTGATGCTGCTGATAAATATTTGGTATATGTCAAAAATGGTGAGATTTTAAGAGCCAGACCCTTTGAACAAATGCCTGTGTTTACTGAGGCGGATGAATTGAAGGCACTTGATGCTGCGTTATCTAAAAGGAATATAAATGAATCAGATTAACCTCATATTAAAACTCAATGCCTTGAGCTGTTTGTTGTTCGGGGCTTTGTTTGTTTTTATCCCTGAAACGATTATCGCTTTTCTTGCTGACAACAATCATATGCCTAAATTGGTGTTGGTGGCTTTGGGTGTGGTGTTGAACTTGTGGGGCATGTTGCTGATATGGTTGTCTAACCGTGAACCGGTGCCGAATGTTTTGCTTTTGATTGTGGCTATGGGTGATTTTCTTTGGGTGGCGGCGACTGTGGTTTTACTGTTGATACAAGTTTGGGTCAATTCAAGTAACGGCATTGCTGCAGCTGGTTTGGTGGCGATGTTAGTGGGATGGTTTGGTTTACAACAGTTTCAGCATTATAGAAATAACAAATAAATAGGCGTCAACTAGGCAGCTAGTAGACCAGTCATTCGTTTCTACCTAAATTTCACATTGTCAGGATTAAACTGCGTCAAAATTAACAGGATTAGGGTATGAAGATTAAACATGTAATGACTTTAGCGGCGAGTTTTTTGATTTCAGGTTGCAGCAGCTTGGGTATGCCAGCATCGGTTAAACCTGTGCAAGGCTTTGAGCTGAATAGCTATTTGGGCACTTGGTATGAAGTGGCGAGGCTTGACCATTCCTTCGAGCGGGGTCTAGAGCAAGTCACTGCGACGTACAGCATGCGTGAAGATGGTGGTGTAAAAGTCATTAACCGTGGTTTTTCTACCAAAGACAATGAGTGGGATGAAGCCGAGGGTAAAGCCTATTTTGTTGAATCAAGTGAGCAAGGGTATTTAAAAGTATCTTTCTTCGGTCCTTTTTATGGGTCTTATGTGGTGTTTGATACAGATCCTACGCATCAGGAATATGCTTTTGTATCAGGGCCTGATACATCTTATTTGTGGTTGCTTTCGAGAACACCTGAGATCTCTGATGAACTGAAAAGTAAATTCACTTCACAAGCAGAATCTTTGGGTTTCGATGTGGATCAATTGATTTGGGTGAACCAAAAAGCCCCTCAAGTTAAGATAGGGTCACCCAATTGATGGTCTGTTTTTATTCAATAGGTACTATTTTTTTGGCTATAAAATCACTGCCCCAAAAAGCAGTCATGCTTTCGACAACCCCTTTGTCAGTGGTGTTAAAAGTAAACCTG contains the following coding sequences:
- a CDS encoding CPBP family glutamic-type intramembrane protease, whose product is MLSILSTLPIVYMAMWLFEPKATPEFDLTRKTIFLAVFLAPILETLLMVLIIKTLSFFRLAMLPTAFISALIWAVLHSLSVPFWGVGVFVLFFILSISYLNWRKKSFTSAFWITVSIHMLNNGVIFGFMGLFG
- a CDS encoding M24 family metallopeptidase; this encodes MKRLEKIFDKLSLNNLDALLVFDDHNITYLSGFTGHAATALIFQDAAYLLTDYRYFEQAKSQCDDFQVICRDRVNQSLAVLIYELLFKHAANNLAFEADHISHGVWLDMQQHWPEIECHRASRWVEDLRYVKDAGEIESIRKAASIADQALTNLLDMIKPGVTERELATELEYQMALLGSEAPSFPTIMLAAERSALPHGIPGNKKLAKGDLLLIDFGAVISGYHSDMTRTFLLGKADDKQRDIYQTVFKAQQAAINAFNAEMTGAEIYHHALQVLNKSPYAEYQGEGLGHGVGMDLHEFPFIGLGCDLTVRKHCVITIEPGIYIPGWGGVRIEDDVVLTDNGLEYLTQFPRDLMELH
- a CDS encoding VOC family protein, translating into MEKVRGVGGLFFKCKEPEKLATWYKENLGFELAAPFCAAFTPGNHKVGDQTIWGAFSADTTYFEPSKQDFMFNFIVDDVEAMLSQVEAAGAKRAGDIVKEEYGVFGWFLDPEGFKVELWHPIAEGIDK
- the proC gene encoding pyrroline-5-carboxylate reductase; the encoded protein is MKNITDLRIRFVGAGNMAASLIGGLINKGLMPSQITASDPGKNQREHIEKQFQVQTFSNNTEHFGMPDVVVIAVKPQIMQMVLESVKADFAQVNPLIISVAAGITTDQIARWTQVDETDLNHAIVRAMPNTPALIGQGAIGMFANAHVTDEQKHQTEQLMDAVGTSIWVTEEVNIDAVTALSGSGPAYFFMFMEHLQKAAEDLGLSPENAALLTKKTATGAALLAERSPESLRTLKDRVTSPNGTTYAALQSFEQSATDKTVKTALQAAFDRSIEMSKEFD
- a CDS encoding lipocalin family protein codes for the protein MKIKHVMTLAASFLISGCSSLGMPASVKPVQGFELNSYLGTWYEVARLDHSFERGLEQVTATYSMREDGGVKVINRGFSTKDNEWDEAEGKAYFVESSEQGYLKVSFFGPFYGSYVVFDTDPTHQEYAFVSGPDTSYLWLLSRTPEISDELKSKFTSQAESLGFDVDQLIWVNQKAPQVKIGSPN